The genomic window TGACCATAGGAAAAAGATTTTCCCGCTATAGGGTCATCCCTGAGTTCGACGGTAAACTGCACATAGTTGCTGCTCCACCGCTGCTTGAAAGCCTCCAGGTAGCGGCGGATCCGCTGGCGCTCACCATCCTCCAAGGCACCGTTTATCACAAAAGTGACGCTGTCGGGGTGATCGACGCGCGCATAGCCGATCGCCAATTGCCGTAAACCATTTTCGGCATCGCTTGCCACGGCGTCGTCATCCAAGTGGCCGAACGAGATTTGCCGCGCATAGGGCAGTATGTCCAGCAGCGCCGCGCTCAACCGCTCCCGCTCCGCTGGAGAGAGGACGGCTCGCTGTCGGCTGAGAATCAGCTGGGGCGCGGACGGATCGTCGATGTGGATGCGATGAAGCCCTAGCCAGGGATAGTACCGTCCGAGCCATTCGTGCACCCGCCTGCGCTCGTCATCACAGCTCACCACCTTCACCGCGGCGGTGGGATGACGCACCAGCGACTGACGGCCCAAGGCAGCATCACGCTCGCTGCTGGCCAGCATGTACAGGCTCCCGTCTTTGCCGGGCAAAAGATGAAACTTACCTTGTGCACCGGTGAGCTGTTTGCCCAAGGCGGCGGCATCCTCATGCCCGGGGATCGCGTAGTTTTGCAGCAGGTAACCCGCGCCAACCAGTACCATCAGCGACAGCAGGACCATGGAGCCCCTGCGTCGTCGCTGCGTCGTCATGGCGGGCGCCGGCATCTCCTGAAAGTTCAAAATCGTATCATCCCACGCCGCCGCTGCCGGTCTCACCACCAACGCCTGCGGACCGGCGGTCAACACCCGATTGGTGACCAGGGGGGTTTCACTGATGCCGCCATCGACTAAAACGCGCAGCGCGCTTTTGTGCGGCGCCACAAAATCAATAACTATTTCAAAATTCACGCCGCCCTGCAGATGGGGAATGAAAATCGTCTCCGGCGGTAGGAACGGCGGCTCATGCCGCCGTTCGGCCTGCGCCGCATCGCTTGCGACAAATAAGGTTACGGGGGCATTGAGGCGATATTCGCAGCCTTTCAGCAAACCGTTGAGCAATCGGAGTACGAGACCATCCTGGTACAGCGTTACATGGTCATTTTCTTTATTCATCATCCATAATATCTATCAACACCGTAGCCCGCGGGGGAATTAATATAAGCATACCTTGTTCATCGACTCAACTTCATGATGAAAATATGATAAATTATTATTGCACGCAAGGAATTATTGCCGCCAGAGAAAATAGATAATCGCTAACACCGTCATAATACGCTAAAAACGATAAGTATTCACTGTCGAAATTTATTGTTTCCTCTCTGGCCTCTTGCCATCGTCACAATAATATTGTCGCATTAGCAGTCATCCCTTTGCGCCAAGCATATTCTCAGGTTTTAACCCGATGGCGGCACTGATCTATTGCGAAACTCATGCTCACCCCGAACTCATTGCGTCCGGCACCGACGATAACCTACCTTAAGACAGGCTCTCCTTCCACCTTGGCGTAAGGTGCGACACTCATCGCACCGGGTCGAAGATAACACCGAATATCAGGGGCAATCATCCAAGCTGGTATTATGCATTTCCTGCTCTTGAGGCGAGTGATTCAACTCATTGAGGCTCTGGCACGCCCAGCGTGCCAATTCATGTTGCTGGCAATGATCAATCACCAATTGAAAATAGCGCTTCGCTTTGCACTTTTTATGCATAAGCACCTGACATTGGCCGCTATAAAAGACGGACCGGTAATCATGCTTGGCCATTGAAAACGCCACCGCATACATATCCGCCGCCTTTTGATACTGCTTTTGCAACTGATAGACGGCGCCGAGGCCGATATAATAATCCGGGTTATGACAGTCGTAAATGCACAGAAACCTGAAAAAGGCCGCCGCATTTTCCAGCTGTTGTTGAAAATCGTCATTATCGTCAGCGCCTGCCAGCTCCGTCAGCCCCCCCTCAGGCAATTCGCGCATAGCCGCTTCGCCAGCACCGCTATTTACCACCTTCCATAATGTTTCAGCGATATTTTTTTTCTGAATATTATTATCAGCAGTCATGTTTATCTCCTGAAAATAGCCATATCGAGTAAGATAAATTATCAGAGTAAAATAGGGGCTAAATGACGCACTTAATTATTATGCAAAAGAAAATCTATTCCTCACTTTCTTTTGCATAATCATAACGCCCGGCATTTTCCACATCCTGCAACCAGCTTAATAAGCGGAGTACCTGATCCAACTCGTTAATCTTAACAAAAGAATATAGGTGATGCGTATAATATATCCGACGGGCCAGCTGAACATCTTCAATCACCGATACACCGACCTTTTTCGCATAGTCGCGCACGGCCAACGCCCGTTGATTGCGTTCCAGCACCGAGATAAACGGCAAAGGGGTCAAATCGGGATTATGATAAATGCCCACAGCAAGATGGGTAGGATTTGCAATGATCAACTGCGACCCTTTAATATCGGCTTGCGTCTGCTCAGACAAGATCTCCATATGAGCCTCGCGGCGGCGATGTTTAATCTCCGGGTCTCCTTCCTGCTCTTTCATCTCCCTCCTAACCTCTTGCTTGTCCATTTTGAGACTGCGCAGGTGCAGAAAATATTCAGCTACGATATCCAATATCACTATACAGACAATACACAGCAGGCAGGTTAGCACCAGCGACATAAGCAATTGCCGCCAAATGGCGACGATGTCCTGCGGATTGGCAAACAGTTGCTCAAACAAGAGCTGCCGATGGGTGCGCCAGACTATCATCAACGCTATAGCGAAAGCGGCCAAATACAGCAGCGCCTTTACACAGTCTTTCGCAGTGCGCAGACTGAATATTTTCTTGATACCGCGGGTGGGGTTAAGCGCCTGAAAGTTGAGCTTGAAGGCCCGGGTCGCCAGCATAAAGCCGGTTTGCAGCAGCAACGGCAGCGCTGATGCCACAATGCCCATTGCTATGATGGGCAGCAGTATTTGTAGCGCGGTAAACATCAGTGCATTGCGGTAGGCGGTCAGCGATAACGAAAAATTGCCGACCACCATTTGGCGATAAAGATCCATCAGGCTCTCAAGCGAGGTGAAGGAGGTTAGCCAACAGACACCGCATAACATCATGCAGGCAATGATGACGTCGCGGGATTTGAAGGCTTGCCCTTTTTTAGCAGCGTCGCGCAGGCGCTTAGGCGTCGGCTTCTCGGTTTTATTACTCATTCTCCTCCCCAGGCGATAGCCCGCTACTCAGCCATATCTCCAATTGAGAGGGCAACAGCCAATATTGACGAAATATCTCAGGCAACAGCGGCGCGAAATAGATCAAAATAATAAAGAAGGTCACGCCGCTTTTAAGCGTTAAAGCGATGGCAAAGGCATTCATTTGCGGCGCGAAGCGTGAAAGCAGACCCAGCGAAATCTCGATGAGCAACAGCACCACCAAAACGGGACTCGACAGGATCAGGATGCGTGTCGCCATCGTCTGCAACAAGGTTGTCACCTTGGCGAGGGATGGTAGGGAGGGCTCTAGGGGATCGCACAGTTGATAACTGCCGAGAAAAACCTCAAGTAACAAAGTCAGTCCGCCCCCCTGCAGGAACACGGCGGCAAAAAACAGATTGAACAAATTTGCCAGTTCCGAGGTATCGACGCCGCTGATAGGATCATAGGCGCTGCTGAGTAAGGCGCCGCGCTGATAGTCAATCAGCGCCCCCAGCCCATGCATAACCCAAAACGGTAGCGCCAGCAGGATTGCCAATAGCAGACCGATCGCCACCTCGCGCAGCAGGATGTCTGCTATCCGTGCACCGTCGAGCGACGCCATGGCGCCGAAGGAATAAGGCCACAAAGCTGCGCCGATAAAAAAAATTACCGGTGTGCGAACGGTAAGACTGAGCACGCTGGCGCTAAAAAACGGCAACAGGAAAAACGCCGGCGTAATGCGCGCCGACACGACCGCTAGGGTAATCAGCCATTCAAACAGGGAAGACCACAGTGGCAAGATCATCGGTCAGGAGCGGCCTAACGCCATCCTTATGACTTCATGGCTAAACTGCAGCAGCGTTTCGCCATACCAACCCGAGAGCAGAAACAGACACAGGGTGACACTTAGCAGTTTAATACCGAAAGGCAGGGTTTGCTCCTGCAGTTGCAGCACGGTCTGAAACAGCCCCACCAGCAATCCCACCAGCGTCGCCACAATAATAGGCCCCGCTGCCATCATCAGTACCAGATACAGGGCTTTATTGCCGGCAAATAACAAATTGTTCATCCCGGGCCCCCCGCAATCTCCGCGCCGGCACCCATATCGAGATATTGCAGAACCAGCCCTTGCGATAGCAGCGTCCAACCGTCGAGCATGACGAACAACACCAATTTTATCGGCACCGACAGGGTAATCGGGCTCATCATCATCATGCCCAACGCCAGCAAAACGCTGGAAATCAGCAGGTCCACCACCACAAAGGGAAGATACAGATAAAAGCCGATTCTGAAGGAGTCCTTGATTTCACTTAGCGCATAGGCAGGCAATAGCGCCAACATGGAGGGCGCATGACCGGACGCGGGTGCGTCATGCGCAGCACCGCCGCCACCGTGAGCCCGATCGAAGAATTCAGTCAGGCGCGGGTCGGCGTATTTCTGCAGATAATGCCGGTAGGACTCCATGCTGTTTTCCAGAAATTCCAGCACCGAGGCGGCGCTGCCCAACGCCACCGGCTGCTCCTGGTAGGCATTATAGGCATCGCCGGCGATAGGCCCCATGATAAACATCGCCAGCATCAGCGCGATACCGTTCAGAGTAAGGTTGGAAGGCACCTGCTGCAGGCCCAGAGCGTTGCGCACCATAACGAAGACGATGGAGAATTTGATATAGCAGGTGCCGGAGGCAATGATAAAAGGCAATAGGGTTGCCAGTGCCAGAATCCCGATAAGTCCCATGTCGTTGGGCAGGTCGAGATTAGCGGTCATAACGGTTATCCAGCGACAACTCCATCAATTCCACGCCCAGACGATCTTCGAGTTGTACCAGTTCGCCGAGCGCCAGCAGATGGCCATTGGCGCGAATCTCGATATGTTTTTCACCCTCCGGATCCAACTCCAGCACCTTACCCTGGCGAAATTGCTGGATTTCCCCGAGCGACAGATAACGACGCTGCAAAATAAACTCCAGCGTTAGCGGCAGGTTAGCCAAAGGATCCGCCGCCGTATCATCCCCCAACGCTAACCGCCCCGTCGGGGTTGGCGCGGCGGCGGCAAGGCCATCGCGCACCTTTGGGTGCACCGCCGCGGCGCCGGAAGCATAATCGGGCAACGGGGAAATATGGCCTGCTGCCAGCGTGGCTTCATCGTTATCATTGGGCTTCATGCTGATCTTTCCTTCCTGTTGTAAATAAAAACCGATCAAACGCCCCTGGCATTTCACTTGGCGGGTTACTCGCGAGATAAGCAAAACATCGCCGGACGCCAGCTGGTCACGCATCGCCGCCGAAAGGAGACTGCTGCCAATCACCCATTCCACGACCAAAGGTACGTCTGACAAGCAGGGCAGACCCGCAACGGGCATCTTGGGTAGCACCGCGTTAAAGTGTGTCAGCCAGACCGGACATTCGCGCGCCGGCAGACACAGGCAGGGGGCGTCGCCTGCCCGATAATGCACAAGCGGACCGATCTCAAGGGCCTGGCCTGACAAAACCGACGGCTCGAAAGACAAGGGCTGGGGCATGGCCTCTATCAACGTCTGGATTTGGAGATCGCTGATGGCTTCGCGCGCCATCGATGCCAGCTGCGGACTGTGCCAAGCCAACCACTGGCGCGGATCAATGATCCCCCGCCAGTGCTCGTCGCCAATAGACAAATAAACGCCTTCAGGTGGGCAGCGCAGACGGGCGGCCATGCCTTGGGCGTTCCATGCCGCCGACAGCCGCCGCCAGCGGCTGTCGGCGGGCGTCAGTCTGCGTAACCGAAATGCCTTCACGTCGGCGCCTCCGGCAGCGGCGGCGGTACTGCCGGAACATTCATCAGGCAAACGCCTGACGGCGCGCCATGAAGATGTGCCGTCAGGCGTTCCCTCATTTGATGGCTGGATGGGATCAGCCGGTACGCCCCTGCGTCATCCGCCGCCTGAATTTGAACGAACTCCCCTTCTTGGCCGCGAAAGCGGTAGATCCACTGCGTACCCACGACCGCCCTCTCCTGCCGCACAGGCGCCGACAAGATCTGCGGCTCACGCATCTGCGGTGTCTGTTGCTTCTGCCGACCGCGAACGCTTTTAGGTTCAGGGCGCTCGGCAAGCGCGGCAGACATCAGCAGCGGATCGGCAGCGCGCTGCAGCGTCAGCCACTGACTCTGCTCTAGCTCTCTGGTCAGAGCATTATTGAGGGTTTCCACCGCCAATCGCGGCTCCGACTGCACAACGGGCGCGCGCAGCTTACCCGCTCCGGGCGGATGCTGCCCAGTAGCATGGATGCGCAGAGGCAAGAGCGTCGATCGCGCCGTGCGTTGACCGCCGCCATACCGGAGCCCTTTGCCTGCCTCGGCCCTGCGCCACTGCGCCTTCAGTCGGTAAGGAGACGAGGACGTCTGTTCCCCCCATGCGGGCGGTAGTTCCTCCAGCGCAAGATCGTGCGTGGCGGCGTCCTGCCCCCACTGACGTTCCCCATCACCTGTCGACGGCAGCGCGCTGCGCTGCGCAGGATCCCCCCCCTCAGGCGATGAAGCGGAAACTCTCTCCTCCAGCGGCATTATGGCCGCGGACACAGCCGTTGCCGACGGGCAGTCCTTTATCCTCGCGAGCGGTTCCATGTCATCATCTCCTCTGTTTCTGTCTCCTGACGGTACAATTGCGTTAGCCGATGGGCGTGCCGCTGTCGCTCAAGCCAGCCATCGTATTTTTCCCGCTTACGGTCCCACACACGCCACTGGCAAAGCGCATCGCGCTGCTGCTTCTCCAGCGCCATCATCGCCTGCTCCAGCTGCCGCTGCTGTTCCGCCAACTGTCGACTTTCCTCGCGTCGGACCATCAACCGACGCTGGTGCAGCATCAAAGCACGGCGATCGACGATCCCCTGTGGCCATGCAAGCGCCCTTTGCTGCACGACGTCCTGCTGCTGCTCCGCCAGCATCCTGAGCCGTGCGGCAAGCGTCTCCCTTTGCCGCGCCAGCGCCGCAAGAGTCGCCGTCAATGTCTGCCGGAGCTGCTCGCTATGCGCGCGAAGGCGTTCAATCTCACGCATCAAACGCATGCATTAACCTCAGCGTCTGGCCAAATTCCTCCGCCTGGTCGGCGTCTTGACGCAGAAAATCCCATAGCGCCTGTTTTTGGGCATGCGCCCGGTCATTTTCCGCATTATCGCCAAGGCGATATTCCCCTAAATCAATCAGAGTCTGCATCTCTTCCAGCCGGGTCAGCAGCCCGCGCATAGCGCCGGCCAGCGCCTGCTGTCGGGCATCCGTCACCTGCCCTGCCACGCGGCTGGCGCTGTGCAGAATATCGATAGCGGGATAGTGACTCGCCGCCGACAGCTTACGACTTAGATAAATATGGCCGTCGAGAATCGAGCGGATTTCGTCGGCGATCGGGTCAGGTTCATCATCCCCTTCCAACAACACCGTATAAAACGCGGTGATACTGCCGGAGAGGCTGTTGCCCGGCCGCTCCAGAACGCGGGGTAGCGCGTCGAATACCGAAGCGGGGTAACCTCTCCTGGCCGGCGCTTCCCCCGCGGCGAGTGCCACATCCCGCAGCGCACGGGCAAAACGGGTCAGGGAATCGAGGAACAGCACAACCCGTCGGCCTTGATCGCGAAAGTACTCGGCCACCGTTGTCGCCACCAGTGCGGCATTGCATCGTTCCAGTGAGGCGTAGTTGGAGGTGGCGTATACCAGCACACATTGATGCCGGCGGGGGGAATGGCGCAACGTCTCGACGAATTCGGTCACCTCGCGCCCCCTCTCACCCACCAGGCCGATCACGAACACCTCGGCGTCGGACTGGGCAATCAGTTGATGCATAAGCATGGTTTTGCCGCAGCCGGCGGAGGAAAAAATACCGACTCGCTGTCCGATGCCGCAGGTCAACAACCCATCAAACGCGCGAATACCGGTGATAAATGGCTGTCGCACCCCTGCACGCTGTCGATAATCGGGCGCGGGCGCATCAATGGCGCGCCATTCCCTGTTACAACGGACCGGCGGCGGCGCCAGGCGCTCGCTTATCCGTCCCGAGGGTTGGATGATGGTGCCGAGCAACGCGTCGCCCACTTCCACCCGCAGCGGGCCGCCGGTGGGATGGAGTAATATCTCCCGGGACAGGCCATGAGCGGCGCCGATAAGGCTAAGCACCGTCCGCTCATGGTGGAACCCCAACACCTGCGCGTGGGCGATGACCTCGCGCGAACGCCAATGACGGCGGATCTCGCAGATCTCGCCCACCGCCACCTCCGGCAGTGCCGCCTCAATAATAGGCCCTGACAAACGCAGGGGAAGCGCCTGCCGTCGCAGCATTCGCAGCGGCCGTTCCATTCAGCGCAACACCTTGGTGAAGCGTTCCAAACGCTCGAAAAAACCGCTAAGCGCGCTGGCGAAATTTTGCTTGTTCTCCAGGCACCAGGGTTGCAGTAGCGCTTTAAGCTCCAGATAACCCTCATTTTCAGCCAGCGAAAAATGCCCGCCGCGAATATACTCCGCACCTTCGAGCAGATCTTTTAACAATTTGTACGAGCATTGTTCAATGAGGGTTTCCTGGTAATCCGCGATGCGCGACCAAAGCCAGATATCGTCATCGCTGCTGCTGATATAAATACTTGGCATGTCATTAAAGTCTAGCGCAATCGTGGAATGGCTGTCGAAACTCCCCAGTAAACTGGGATCACAGCCGCTGTCCAGCAGCGCCTCACGCACCAATGCCGCAATATCAACGTACATGTCGTTTTCCTCTTGGTTTAAATTGTTTTGATGACATTTACGGTAACGCTTTCCGTTAATTCACCGAATGACAGCACTTCAAGATCGCGAAAACGATGTTGAATAAGGGACTTGATAAAACGTCGAATATCCGCCGCCGCCAACAGGACGATATCGCGCTGAGCGATGGGCAAGCTTTCCAGGGCGGAGGTAAACAGCTCCATCAATTCTTCCGACACCTGAGGACCGAGATTGAGAAAGGTGCCCGCTGAAGTGGTGTGAAGGCTGTCACGCAGCGTCTCCTCCACCTCAGACGACAACATGATCACCCTCAACAGATTATCGGCGGCGAATTGGTGACAGATATAGCGCGCCAGCGCGCAGCGTACGTGCTCCACCAGGGCGGACACATCTTTTTCCCGTGGCGCCCACAGGGCCATCGCCTCCATAATGAGTTTCAAGTGACGGATGGAGATACGCTCCATCAACAGCCGCTGCAGCAGTTCGGCAATGCGCTGTACCGTCGCGTGGCGCAACACTTCCTTGAGCAAATCTGGCGCGTGGCTTTCCATTTGGTCCAGCAGGTGCTTAGTTTCCTGCACGCCGAAAAATTCGTTGACGTGGTGAGTCAGCATCACCGCGAAACAGTGATAAAGTTCATCTACCGCCGGCCGTAGCACGCACCCCGTGGCAAGCAGCCTCTCACGATCGTCAAGCGCCGCCCAGACCGCTTCCTGCTCCTGATGTAATGTCACGTCGGGCGGACAGGGACGATCGCCGGGTATCACGCGGCGCAGCATATCGAAATGGAGGGTGAACACATCAGCGCGAATTTCATTGAGCACCACCACCACCGTCCGATCGTCCGTGTGTTCACAAGGACACAGCATCAGGGGTGGCAACGCGACGCCAAAGTCGATGAGGAACTGCCCGCGCAGCCGTTCGCACAATTGCTCTTTTTCCAACCGGGCGTAATTGGCGCGCGACACCTGCAGGATCACGGCCAGCGCCTCGGGCATTATCCGTTCCGGATAGCCGCCGGCGTAATCTGCCGCCGCCGGCAGCGGGACGACGCGGGTCTGCCGCTGGCGCATTAGCAGCAATGTGCCGAGCGCCATGGCCAGCATGACGAACACCGGCAGAGGGAAACCCGGCAGCATGCCGATGGATAAGGCCAGTACAGCGGTGACCAGCAGCACGAAGGGATTCCCGAGCAATTGCTGCATGATATTACGGCCCAGATTGTCGCCATCGCCGTTGACACGGGTGACGATGAGGCCTGCGCTGATTGAGATCAGCAAAGCCGGGATCTGGCCGACCAGACCGTCGCCGATAGTCAGCAGGGTGAAGGTGGACAGCGCCTGGGACAGATCCATGTGATGTTGGTTCATTCCCACCGCGATACCGCCGATAAAGTTGACGAAGGCGACGATAATACTGGCGATGGCGTCGCCCTTGATAAATTTCATTGCACCGTCGAAGGCGCCGTAGAGCTGGCTTTCACGCTCCAGTACGCTGCGCCGTTGCCGGGCCCCTTCGGCGTCAATCACACCACCGCGCAAGTCGGCGTCAATGCTCATCTGCTTGCCGGGCATGCCGTCCAGACAAAAGCGCGCGGCCACCTCGGCGACGCGCTCCGATCCTTTGGTGATGACGATAAACTGCACCACGGTCACGATGGCAAAAATGACAAACCCGACGACGAGATTATCGCCAATCACAAACTGGCCGAAGGTGGCAATGATCTCGCCCGCGTCGGCGTCGGTCAGGATAAGTCGGCTGGTGCTTATCGTCAGCGCCAGTCTGAACAGGGTTGTTATGAGCAGCACGGCAGGAAAAGTGGAGAAGCTCAGGATGCGATCGATGTAAAACGCGCCAATGAAGACCAGCATGGCGATGACGATATTCAGGCCAATAAGAAAATCCACCAGATAAGCTGGAAGAGGAATTATTATCATAAAAATTATTGTAATAACCAGCACAAGAATTAATAATTCTG from Sodalis glossinidius str. 'morsitans' includes these protein-coding regions:
- the sctN gene encoding type III secretion system ATPase SctN, whose protein sequence is MERPLRMLRRQALPLRLSGPIIEAALPEVAVGEICEIRRHWRSREVIAHAQVLGFHHERTVLSLIGAAHGLSREILLHPTGGPLRVEVGDALLGTIIQPSGRISERLAPPPVRCNREWRAIDAPAPDYRQRAGVRQPFITGIRAFDGLLTCGIGQRVGIFSSAGCGKTMLMHQLIAQSDAEVFVIGLVGERGREVTEFVETLRHSPRRHQCVLVYATSNYASLERCNAALVATTVAEYFRDQGRRVVLFLDSLTRFARALRDVALAAGEAPARRGYPASVFDALPRVLERPGNSLSGSITAFYTVLLEGDDEPDPIADEIRSILDGHIYLSRKLSAASHYPAIDILHSASRVAGQVTDARQQALAGAMRGLLTRLEEMQTLIDLGEYRLGDNAENDRAHAQKQALWDFLRQDADQAEEFGQTLRLMHAFDA
- a CDS encoding PrgH/EprH family type III secretion inner membrane ring protein; the protein is MMNKENDHVTLYQDGLVLRLLNGLLKGCEYRLNAPVTLFVASDAAQAERRHEPPFLPPETIFIPHLQGGVNFEIVIDFVAPHKSALRVLVDGGISETPLVTNRVLTAGPQALVVRPAAAAWDDTILNFQEMPAPAMTTQRRRRGSMVLLSLMVLVGAGYLLQNYAIPGHEDAAALGKQLTGAQGKFHLLPGKDGSLYMLASSERDAALGRQSLVRHPTAAVKVVSCDDERRRVHEWLGRYYPWLGLHRIHIDDPSAPQLILSRQRAVLSPAERERLSAALLDILPYARQISFGHLDDDAVASDAENGLRQLAIGYARVDHPDSVTFVINGALEDGERQRIRRYLEAFKQRWSSNYVQFTVELRDDPIAGKSFSYGQQNFVKPNAGHWYFTPSSSH
- the spaK gene encoding SPI-1 type III secretion system chaperone SpaK encodes the protein MYVDIAALVREALLDSGCDPSLLGSFDSHSTIALDFNDMPSIYISSSDDDIWLWSRIADYQETLIEQCSYKLLKDLLEGAEYIRGGHFSLAENEGYLELKALLQPWCLENKQNFASALSGFFERLERFTKVLR
- a CDS encoding FliM/FliN family flagellar motor switch protein encodes the protein MKAFRLRRLTPADSRWRRLSAAWNAQGMAARLRCPPEGVYLSIGDEHWRGIIDPRQWLAWHSPQLASMAREAISDLQIQTLIEAMPQPLSFEPSVLSGQALEIGPLVHYRAGDAPCLCLPARECPVWLTHFNAVLPKMPVAGLPCLSDVPLVVEWVIGSSLLSAAMRDQLASGDVLLISRVTRQVKCQGRLIGFYLQQEGKISMKPNDNDEATLAAGHISPLPDYASGAAAVHPKVRDGLAAAAPTPTGRLALGDDTAADPLANLPLTLEFILQRRYLSLGEIQQFRQGKVLELDPEGEKHIEIRANGHLLALGELVQLEDRLGVELMELSLDNRYDR
- a CDS encoding EscS/YscS/HrcS family type III secretion system export apparatus protein — encoded protein: MNNLLFAGNKALYLVLMMAAGPIIVATLVGLLVGLFQTVLQLQEQTLPFGIKLLSVTLCLFLLSGWYGETLLQFSHEVIRMALGRS
- a CDS encoding EscV/YscV/HrcV family type III secretion system export apparatus protein; the protein is MLNRFLNHIYYRPELLILVLVITIIFMIIIPLPAYLVDFLIGLNIVIAMLVFIGAFYIDRILSFSTFPAVLLITTLFRLALTISTSRLILTDADAGEIIATFGQFVIGDNLVVGFVIFAIVTVVQFIVITKGSERVAEVAARFCLDGMPGKQMSIDADLRGGVIDAEGARQRRSVLERESQLYGAFDGAMKFIKGDAIASIIVAFVNFIGGIAVGMNQHHMDLSQALSTFTLLTIGDGLVGQIPALLISISAGLIVTRVNGDGDNLGRNIMQQLLGNPFVLLVTAVLALSIGMLPGFPLPVFVMLAMALGTLLLMRQRQTRVVPLPAAADYAGGYPERIMPEALAVILQVSRANYARLEKEQLCERLRGQFLIDFGVALPPLMLCPCEHTDDRTVVVVLNEIRADVFTLHFDMLRRVIPGDRPCPPDVTLHQEQEAVWAALDDRERLLATGCVLRPAVDELYHCFAVMLTHHVNEFFGVQETKHLLDQMESHAPDLLKEVLRHATVQRIAELLQRLLMERISIRHLKLIMEAMALWAPREKDVSALVEHVRCALARYICHQFAADNLLRVIMLSSEVEETLRDSLHTTSAGTFLNLGPQVSEELMELFTSALESLPIAQRDIVLLAAADIRRFIKSLIQHRFRDLEVLSFGELTESVTVNVIKTI
- the sctT gene encoding type III secretion system export apparatus subunit SctT, translating into MILPLWSSLFEWLITLAVVSARITPAFFLLPFFSASVLSLTVRTPVIFFIGAALWPYSFGAMASLDGARIADILLREVAIGLLLAILLALPFWVMHGLGALIDYQRGALLSSAYDPISGVDTSELANLFNLFFAAVFLQGGGLTLLLEVFLGSYQLCDPLEPSLPSLAKVTTLLQTMATRILILSSPVLVVLLLIEISLGLLSRFAPQMNAFAIALTLKSGVTFFIILIYFAPLLPEIFRQYWLLPSQLEIWLSSGLSPGEENE
- a CDS encoding EscU/YscU/HrcU family type III secretion system export apparatus switch protein; the encoded protein is MSNKTEKPTPKRLRDAAKKGQAFKSRDVIIACMMLCGVCWLTSFTSLESLMDLYRQMVVGNFSLSLTAYRNALMFTALQILLPIIAMGIVASALPLLLQTGFMLATRAFKLNFQALNPTRGIKKIFSLRTAKDCVKALLYLAAFAIALMIVWRTHRQLLFEQLFANPQDIVAIWRQLLMSLVLTCLLCIVCIVILDIVAEYFLHLRSLKMDKQEVRREMKEQEGDPEIKHRRREAHMEILSEQTQADIKGSQLIIANPTHLAVGIYHNPDLTPLPFISVLERNQRALAVRDYAKKVGVSVIEDVQLARRIYYTHHLYSFVKINELDQVLRLLSWLQDVENAGRYDYAKESEE
- a CDS encoding tetratricopeptide repeat protein; this translates as MTADNNIQKKNIAETLWKVVNSGAGEAAMRELPEGGLTELAGADDNDDFQQQLENAAAFFRFLCIYDCHNPDYYIGLGAVYQLQKQYQKAADMYAVAFSMAKHDYRSVFYSGQCQVLMHKKCKAKRYFQLVIDHCQQHELARWACQSLNELNHSPQEQEMHNTSLDDCP
- a CDS encoding EscR/YscR/HrcR family type III secretion system export apparatus protein; translated protein: MPNDMGLIGILALATLLPFIIASGTCYIKFSIVFVMVRNALGLQQVPSNLTLNGIALMLAMFIMGPIAGDAYNAYQEQPVALGSAASVLEFLENSMESYRHYLQKYADPRLTEFFDRAHGGGGAAHDAPASGHAPSMLALLPAYALSEIKDSFRIGFYLYLPFVVVDLLISSVLLALGMMMMSPITLSVPIKLVLFVMLDGWTLLSQGLVLQYLDMGAGAEIAGGPG